The following is a genomic window from Mycoplasma bradburyae.
GAACCTTCAACTACACAAACATTAATGTTTGCTCTTTTAGCATAAATTCCAGCAGTTATTCCAGCTGGACCACTTCCGATAATTACTAAATCAAAAAGATCGTTTTTTCCATCTACTCGATATGACATTGTTTATTCTTTATTTTTATCCATTGATTAATCATAACCAACATATTGATTAACTAATAAATGTTAATTCTTTTATTAGTTGTTCTATATGTTGTAGTTATCTTGAGTCTTATATTTTATAAGACTAAGAAAAACATTAAATAATGATTAGATTCTAGATAAATTTTAATATTTTATATATTTTTGATTAGCTTTTTATTACTTAATAAAACAAGCATTTTGTTAAAAAATCTAATGAACATTGATGTGTTGTTATACAAAAAAATGCTTATAAAAAGTTATTGATAACTCGTTAATGAAAACTTAACAGGAATTAATATATAAACTATACTTTGTTAAGTAAAACTTATTAAATAAAGATTTTTAAAAATTGAAAATACGCAAAAACAACGGTAAAAACTAATATTTTTAATAAAAATTATTTAATTTATTAATTTAGGTTTTTTGGAAAATTAACGATTCGCAATAGAAGTACAAAAAAGATATTAAGAAAATATAAAAAATGTGCCAACCAAAACATAAGGTTTTAGAAGGTTAACACATTTGAATCTAAATAAAAGATATGGCTATTTTATTTATCGTTATTTATTGATAATAGTTTTAGAATTCCGCTTAGTTTAAATCTAAACTTGAAACAGTCTCTATTATTATGAACTTGAAATTCTCCAAAGGATATTCCATCATATTTAATCGTGTTACTTTCATTTCAAGTATTGATATCTTTAGTAAAGCTAAATTTATCTTTCACTCATTTTTGTGGAGCAGTTTTATCAAAAACTATTGCTTCGGGTTTTTGTTTTAATTTATTATCTTTGTCTAAGAAATCATAAAAATACATTAGGTAATCGCATTTAAACAAATTTTCTCAATATTTAGAAATAACCAAAAGGGGATTGTCTAAAGTTATCTTTTTAAATAATTCCATCCTTTGTTTATAGAATTCAGGCATACGAACTTTTAATTCGTTTGAGAAGTGTTTGAAATAAGTTTTTGATGTTGGCTGTCCAATAATTTGAGGCGCTATATTACCTTTACTTTTTTGATTAGTTTTAACAGATAAGGTTTTCCCTTCTTCAAGAATAAAATCAATTGGATTTTGATTTAATGAGATAAGTTTTATAGGATAAGGTATTTTGTAATAGTCAAATGTTCCCTTGACTATTGGTTTAATCATATCAACAACTTCTCTATTAGCTCTTTTACTATAATTCTCATCTATTTCTAAATTAAATACTTCAGCAATAGCTATTTCTGCTGATACACCAATTATTTCAGTTTTGTATTCATTTAAGTGTTGGTTTCTTGTCATACTTTCATTTTTTATAAAAAAAAGACGGTAAAAATTAGTTTTTTAATAAATCACTTTTAACTAAACAATGTAGATATTCAATTGTTTTATCAGTTTTGATGTTTCTATTTTGATCCTTATCTGCCTTAAACCTTCTATATTCTTTTTTATATAAACTATACTCACCAAATTTTGACATAACTTCCTTAATTTCATCTAAGGTCATTAATCCTTCATTGTTGTAGCTCAAGAAGATATATTTAAAATTAGCTTTTTCTAATAAGTCAGTAAATTTATCAATTACTTTTTTCTTTGTACAATAATCACTTTTCTGATTATTATAATCTCTTAATCCTGTTACACCTCTTAATTTAGGTTGATCATTTAGCGCTATTGTTTCTAATACGTGATAATTAGCGCAATATTGCCTTTCATTATAAGGTGGATCTAGATACAAAATGTCACCTTTGATTGTAGGTATTAATTCATTAGCATCCTTGTTATAAACTTCACCAATTATTCCATCATTAAAATCTAATAATTCAAGTTTTAATTCTTTAGCTGCGCTTTTTTTAATTTTCTTTAAAAATGCACCATATACTGCAGCAGTGTTAGCTACTTTATCTATTCCTTTTATAAGAGCTGCTAAATA
Proteins encoded in this region:
- a CDS encoding DNA adenine methylase, whose translation is MNYIGSKHSLLDFLHQTISRVINKESMDKLVFADLFAGTGVVGSFFRSKGCKVIANDIQYYSYVLNKHYLQTTKKDKLDLIDYLNNLKPVNGFVYNNYCLGSGSERLYFTDENGRKCDAIRNEIEKQLKSKKIGKNEYFTYLAALIKGIDKVANTAAVYGAFLKKIKKSAAKELKLELLDFNDGIIGEVYNKDANELIPTIKGDILYLDPPYNERQYCANYHVLETIALNDQPKLRGVTGLRDYNNQKSDYCTKKKVIDKFTDLLEKANFKYIFLSYNNEGLMTLDEIKEVMSKFGEYSLYKKEYRRFKADKDQNRNIKTDKTIEYLHCLVKSDLLKN